The following coding sequences lie in one Notolabrus celidotus isolate fNotCel1 chromosome 20, fNotCel1.pri, whole genome shotgun sequence genomic window:
- the fmnl1a gene encoding LOW QUALITY PROTEIN: formin-like protein 1 (The sequence of the model RefSeq protein was modified relative to this genomic sequence to represent the inferred CDS: inserted 1 base in 1 codon; deleted 1 base in 1 codon; substituted 2 bases at 2 genomic stop codons) has protein sequence MGNAAAGGLEQEPAEGREARNSVGAAPGMSDPAHTLQKKQPAPPKLPMPSEEELEERFNVVLSYMNLPPDKLKLLSQYDNEKKWELVCDQERFQVKSPPSTYLNKIKSLYQDQGGVSRRHKKRIQDATQVLKDLEISLRTNHIGWAEEFLSDPNKGLDVLVEYLSHAQSDASFDSESVENGGTLPERGKPAERSMEDLTKNPSSSQSHGVTRAARALTVRISSTLGNKIHKKSHTSYQRDDVHVCIMCLRAIMNYQSGFNLVMTHPRCVNEITLSLNSRNPRTKALVLELLAAVCLVRGGHDIILSAFDNFKEVSREKNRFEKLMEYFINDDSNIDFMVACMQFINIVVHSVENMNFRVHLQYEFTHLGLDKYLEGLKVTESEKLQVQIQAYLDNVLDVGALLEDAENRGGVLEHVDELQEHNSQLSIRLQEIENGTAERMSELETQLMQATKETELLKESLRESCSQVSSLQQREREKELDREREKDRERVITTTPQMSSELEQKIQELQDKGLIRLGRSASGGLDIQVLPVTVVEYIQVPGSAEPPTPPQSVTDSASPPSGHSAAQPPPPPPPPPPPPPGGPGGAVGSPPPPPPPPPPPPGAPQAPGGGPPPPPPPPPLPGGGPPPPPPPPGSGPPPPPPPPGGGGPPPPPGAPNTQPGLKTKKPIQTKFRMPLLNWQALKPNQVTGTVFNELDDDQVLGELNMEMFEEQFKTRAQGTTKDVSTISKKVVQKAPSKTTLIDTNKAKNLAITLRKGGMKPSGICTAIETYDQQSLSVDFLELLEHFIPSDFEMKLLVNYEKDGRPLEELADEDQFVLRFGKIPRLKQRISTLTFMGNFPETVKRLQPQLNSIIAASMSIKSSAKLKKILEIVLAFGNYMNSSKRGAVYGFRLQSLDLLLETKSTDRSQTLLHFITSIVQEKYPELANFHTELHFVDKQPXVCXPKESSCSDIRSLERGMEMAKKEFLVQDDSPVLKEFIXTNSEQLESFIKDSKTAQEAYFAVVEYFGENPKTTQPSMFFPLFGRLIKAYKAAQQEIELKKKMEKESKETKGPLSPNKPGSQKGPMMPKMPQMDLIAELKKRQVKPQVREGKDGALEDIITDLRNTPYRRTDVRRPAQRQDT, from the exons agctACATGAACCTACCTCCAGATAAACTGAAGCTGTTGAGTCAGTACGACAATGAAAAGAAGTGGGAATTAGTCTGTGATCAG GAGCGTTTCCAGGTGAAGAGCCCCCCATCCACTTATCTGAATAAGATCAAAAGCTTATACCAGGATCAAGGAGGGGTGTCTCGCAGG CATAAGAAACGGATCCAGGATGCCACGCAGGTCCTCAAAGATTTGGAGATTTCCCTCCGCACCAATCACATTGG ATGGGCAGAGGAGTTTCTCAGTGATCCAAACAAAGGCTTGGATGTTCTTGTGGAGTACCTGTCTCATGCACAAAGTGACGCCTC GTTTGATTCGGAGAGTGTGGAAAACGGTGGCACTCTGCCAGAAAGAGGAAAACCTGCAGAGAGGTCAATGGAAGACTTGACAAAAAACCCCAGCAGCTCCCAGTCACATGGGGTGACCAGAGCTGCTCGAGCACTGACTGTCAG AATAAGCTCCACTCTTGGGAACAAGATCCACAAGAAGTCCCATACATCCTACCAGAGAGATGATGTACATGTGTGCATAATGTGCCTGCGAGCTATCATGAACTACCAG tctggttTTAACCTAGTGATGACTCATCCTCGCTGTGTCAATGAGATCACCCTCAGTCTCAACAGCAGGAATCCCAG GACCAAAGCTCTTGTCCTGGAGCTGctggctgctgtgtgtctgGTCAGAGGAGGACATGACATCATTCTCTCTGCTTTTGATAATTTCAAAGAG GTAAGCAGAGAAAAGAACCGCTTTGAGAAGCTGATGGAGTACTTCATTAATGATGACAGCAACATTGACTTCATG GTGGCCTGCATGCAGTTCATAAACATTGTGGTCCACTCAGTGGAGAACATGAACTTCCGTGTTCATCTACAGTACGAGTTCACTCACCTCGGGTTAGACAAGTATCTGGAG GGTCTGAAGGTAACAGAGAGCGAGAAGCTGCAGGTGCAGATCCAGGCCTACCTGGACAATGTGCTGGATGTGGGAGCCCTGCTGGAGGACGCtgagaacagaggaggggtGCTGGAGCATGTGGATGAGCTGCAGGAGCACAACTCACAG CTGAGCATCCGGCTTCAGGAGATTGAGAATGGGACCGCAGAGCGAATGTCTGAACTTGAGACTCAGCTCATGCAGGCCACCAAGGAGACGGAGCTGCTCAAA GAAAGTCTGCGGGAGTCCTGCTCTCAGGTCAGCTCCTTGCagcagagagagcgagagaaggAGCTGGACAGGGAGCGGGAAAAGGACAGGGAGCGTGTGATCACCACCACCCCTCAGATGTCCTCAGAGCTGGAGCAGAAGATCCAGGAGCTGCAGGACAAAGGGCTGATCCGACTGGGCCGCAGCGCCTCTGGAGGTCTGGACATCCAGGTGCTGCCTGTGACGGTGGTCGAGTACATCCAAGTCCCGGGCTCAGCAGAACCGCCCACTCCTCCTCAATCCGTCACTGATTCTGCTTCTCCACCATCCGGCCATTCTGCCGCTcaacctccaccacctcctccacctcccccaccacctcctcctggTGGTCCTGGAGGGGCTGTCGgctcgcctcctcctcctcctcctccacccccacCTCCACCAGGAGCTCCCCAAGCTCCAGGAGGAGGTCCTCCACCAccg ccccctcctcctcctttaccTGGAGGTGGacccccacctccacctcccccaCCTGGTTCTGGACCCCCTCCTCCGCCTCCCCCACCTGGTGGTGGTGgacccccacctcctcctggAGCACCGAACACTCAGCCTG GGCTCAAGACGAAGAAGCCCATTCAGACCAAGTTCAGGATGCCGTTGTTAAACTGGCAGGCCTTGAAACCAAACCAGGTGACAGGCACCGTCTTCAATGAACTGGATGACGACCAGGTCTTAGGG GAGCTGAACATGGAGATGTTTGAGGAACAGTTCAAGACTCGGGCCCAGGGTACTACAAAAGATGTGTCCACTATCAGCAAGAAGGTGGTCCAGAAGGCTCCCAGCAAGACCACCTTAATCGATACCAACAAGGCCAAGAATCTGGCCATCACTTTACGCAAGGGAGGGATGAAACCATCTGGAATCTGCACCGCCATAGAGAC gtatGACCAGCAGTCTTTGTCTGTAGACTTCCTGGAGTTACTCGAGCACTTCATACCATCAGATTTTGAGATGAAGCTGCTGGTGAACTACGAGAAAGATGGTCGTCCGCTCGAGGAGCTCGCCGACGAGGATCAGTTTGTGCTACGTTTTGGAAAGATTCCTCGCCTGAAGCAGCGCATAAGCACTCTTACCTTCATGGGCAACTTCCCGGAAACTGTCAAACGCCTGCAGCCG CAACTGAACTCCATCATTGCTGCATCCATGTCCATTAAGTCTTCAGCCAAACTGAAAAAGATTTTAGaa ATTGTTCTCGCCTTCGGCAACTACATGAACAGCAGTAAGAGGGGTGCAGTTTATGGTTTTCGGCTGCAGAGCCTGGATCTG CTGTTGGAGACCAAATCAACTGACCGCTCACAGACGTTGCTACATTTCATCACCAGCATCGTCCAGGAAAAATATCCCGAATTGGCCAACTTCCACACTGAGCTACACTTTGTAGACAAGCAGCCCTAGGTATGTTAACCCAAGGAATCAAGCTGTTCT GACATCCGCTCATTAGAACGAGGAATGGAAATGGCCAAAAAGGAATTCCTGGTGCAGGATGACAGCCCTGTGCTGAAGGAATTCA AAACCAACAGTGAGCAGCTGGAGTCTTTCATCAAAGACAGCAAGACAGCACAG GAGGCATACTTCGCTGTGGTGGAGTATTTCGGAGAGAACCCCAAAACCACACAGCCTTCCATGTTTTTCCCACTGTTTGGACGCTTGATAAAGGCCTATAAG GCAGCACAGCAGGAGATtgagctgaaaaagaaaatggagaAAGAGAGCAAAGAGACGAAGGGGCCGCTGTCTCCAAACAAGCCTGGGTCACAAAAG GGGCCGATGATGCCCAAGATGCCTCAGATGGACCTCATAGCCGAGTTGAAGAAGAGGCAGGTGAAACCGCAGGTTCGCGAAGGGAAGGATGGCGCCTTGGAGGACATCATCACAG ATTTGAGGAACACACCGTACAGGCGGACGGATGTTCGTCGGCCCGCACAGCGCCAGGACACTTGA
- the si:ch211-278a6.1 gene encoding LOW QUALITY PROTEIN: SRC kinase signaling inhibitor 1 (The sequence of the model RefSeq protein was modified relative to this genomic sequence to represent the inferred CDS: inserted 8 bases in 8 codons) produces MERKRDAFMDHLKSKYQQQQQQLQHPHHSPHHNPPSPSPSHASMRALQSEPAREQSRSPRHSQSTQSGLADQAAKLSFASAESLETMSEADMPIGFNRMNRFRQSLPLSRSASQNKLRSPGVLFLQYGDETRRVHITHELSSLDTLHALIVHMFPQKLTAGMLKSPNTAILIKDEARNVFYELEDVRDIQDRSIIKIYRKEPIYASYPAAAHLANGDLRRDMVYSSRDSSPTRRLNTLPSSTSSASSGSPSRSRLSYSGGRPPSFAGSHSPHEQQRHPHHPSAGHGANVGLTPSPSAILERRDVKPDEEVSAKNMALMKNEGLYADPYSLMHEGRLSIASTQSLATLGDPFSFPVSGGLYRRGSVRSLSTYSAAALQGDLEDSLYKPGGSLYSDTYSSATLGMGFRMPPSSPQKIPDMQLRDRDSYSNSPSRASPVRQSFRKDSASSSVFVDSPKSRPSSGSEPLCLTAGPGEGGRATPGFSSSMSGQDPDTSRDQRLERMEAMEKQIASLTGLVQSVLTRAPDSDSTCGLLRLCMMAGCPPDQGTEFSRPLPFSSSEKTETNSDGSATGPGRLKKKAHTPSATASSDAATPPSNSVGRLQMQLNLHGLQQNATDLRKQLSQLRKTQLENQDSVRTLLKRTEAELNVRVADALRKQEDPLQRQRLLVEEERLKYLNEEELIIQQLHDLEKSVEEIQKESSVNXKLVTVQELEEKSAVLRKLGETLTELKNQFPGLQSKMRVVLRVEVEAVKXLKEEPHRLDALLKRCKSITDTLATMRKQANEGVWKKQEDFSNPSSKHNDELRKLSDFDIPTSSPLTINDLGGNSLSNWSPHASLSRGHGNPSGHHKDNHPPVPHKGKALEELERRTAADKALSVEVRLAAEXDWEEKRASLTQYSAQDINRLLEETQAELMKXIPDLDFAAKQIKTSSNTPTSQNPPSXAGTPEHRVSKPQHKLSGKEGGYRRGSDELLVPRYRTEKPSKSPPXPPPRRSFPSSPGITSRSGEPLIPGKSIKKSESEETDFQKPHVKLRRAVSENPRPASTPPTVASGEKEEREEDKIAAELEGNLFERVPLRISLPSHFSQPVSPHSRKSVSLCRLDLWSSEASGTEERRLSLVPHIVLTECLPASPXASEEPVRDVANDPVQESPSQNXDCHYTASQTQITKERGSFLSSPQAEREMCHIEEDLKQKVSLLLTELEVRAVSPSEVQELSRATGKALQTLTISAQTTEVSEVQLSYRPLLLLLREGKTVREAYKLLHSLLESSKPVPKPRLKSSTHSGLQSFLIKALKRGIETGERVLTLKHTTENEAVPDVQNSSDTTCLKSTGSGSSVDNFSNQSQRKTKGDVRRSTYKRLDSLEETIRELEKTLIEMSGHPTAEQLYTETSRSTPVLTTACLTSETRKPPVPPKPSSMSPSSIQGGNSSGIGEIQHSSAASKLKHLQQNSTDKSKSSKREDFMKVQGQQQQ; encoded by the exons AGCCGCAGTCCCCGGCATTCCCAGTCTACCCAGTCTGGGCTTGCTGACCAGGCCGCCAAGCTCTCCTTCGCCTCCGCTGAATCCCTGGAGACCATGTCGGAAGCCGACATGCCCATTGGGTTCAACCGGATGAACCGTTTTCGCCAGAGCCTGCCGCTGTCCCGCTCCGCCAGCCAGAATAAGCTGCGATCTCCAG GTGTACTGTTCCTGCAGTATGGAGATGAGACACGCCGCGTGCACATCACCCACGAGCTGAGCAGCCTGGACACACTGCACGCTCTCATCGTACACATGTTCCCTCAGAAGCTAACAGCAGGTATGCTGAAGTCGCCCAACACGGCCATCTTGATCAAAGATGAGGCACGCAATGTTTTCTACGAGCTGGAGGACGTTCGGGACATCCAGGACCGCAGCATCATCAAGATATACCGCAAAGAGCCCATCTACGCTTCCTACCCTGCTGCTGCACACCTGGCTAACGGAGACCTGAGG AGAGACATGGTGTACTCCTCTCGGGACTCCTCCCCAACTCGGCGCCTCAACACCCTCCCATCCTCCACATCCTCAGCATCCTCTGGCTCCCCGTCCCGCTCGCGCCTTTCCTACAGCGGTGGCCGTCCTCCATCTTTCGCCGGGTCACATTCCCCCCATGAACAGCAACGACATCCCCACCATCCCTCAGCTGGCCATGGTGCCAACGTAGGCCTGACTCCCTCACCCAGTGCCATCCTGGAGCGCCGGGACGTCAAGCCTGATGAGGAAGTTTCTGCAAAAAATATGGCCCTGATGAAGAATGAAGGATTATATGCAGATCCCTACAGCCTGATGCATGAGGGCCGCCTCAGCATCGCTTCCACCCAGTCGTTAGCCACACTCGGAGACCCCTTTAGCTTCCCTGTTTCCGGTGGCCTGTACCGCCGAGGCTCTGTGCGCTCACTCAGCACCTACTCAGCTGCAGCTCTTCAAGGGGACCTAGAGGACTCCCTCTACAAGCCTGGAGGTTCACTCTACTCTGATACATACTCCTCAGCAACACTGGGCATGGGTTTCCGCATGCCACCCTCATCCCCGCAGAAAATCCCGGACATGCAGCTGAGGGACAGGGACTCGTACTCCAACTCACCCAGCAGAGCCTCACCTGTCCGGCAGTCCTTCCGAAAGgactccgcctcctcctctgtgtttgtagaCAGTCCGAAGTCAAGGCCCAGCTCTGGTTCAGAGCCTCTGTGTCTGACAGCTGGACCTGGGGAAGGCGGCAGGGCTACGCCTGGCTTTAGTTCCTCGATGTCTGGACAAGACCCGGACACCAGCAG AGATCAACGTCTGGAGCGCATGGAGGCAATGGAGAAGCAGATAGCCAGCCTTACTGGCCTCGTCCAGAGTGTACTGACCAGAGCACCAGACAGTGACAGCAC ATGCGGCCTGCTGCGTCTCTGCATGATGGCCGGCTGCCCTCCGGACCAAGGGACGGAGTTCTCACGGCCATTACCTTTCTCTTCCAGCGAGAAGACCGAAACCAACAGCGACGGCTCGGCCACTGGAC CTGGACGGCTGAAGAAGAAAG CTCATACACCATCAGCAACCGCTAGCTCTGATGCCGCCACCCCGCCTTCTAACAGCGTCGGCCGCTTGCAGATGCAGCTCAACCTGCACGGCCTGCAGCAAAACGCTACGGACCTGCGCAAACAGCTCTCTCAGCTACGCAAGACACAG ctggaGAACCAGGATTCAGTGCGGACTTTGCTGAAAAGGACAGAGGCAGAGCTGAACGTGCGCGTGGCTGACGCCCTGAGGAAGCAGGAGGATCCTCTGCAGAGACAGCGCCtcctggtggaggaggagagactcaAGTATCTGAACGAGGAGGAGCTCATCATCCAGCAGCTTCA CGACCTGGAGAAGTCGGTGGAGGAGATCCAGAAGGAGTCGTCTGTCA CCAAGCTGGTGACAgtgcaggagctggaggagaagtCGGCTGTTCTGAGAAAGCTGGGAGAAACACTCACAGAGCTGAAAA ATCAGTTCCCGGGCCTGCAGAGTAAGATGCGGGTGGTGCTCAGGGTAGAGGTGGAGGCGGTGA TCCTGAAAGAAGAGCCACACAGGCTGGACGCTCTTTTAAAACGCTGCAAGAGTATAACGGACACCCTGGCCACCATGCGCAA ACAAGCAAACGAAGGGGTGTGGAAGAAGCAGGAGGATTTCTCTAATCCTTCATCAAAGCACAACGACGAATTGCGAAAATTGTCAGACTTTGACATCCCTACCAGCTCGCCACTCACTATCAACGACCTTGGAGGCAACAGTCTGTCCAACTGGAGCCCACACGCAAGCCTCAGCCGTGGCCATGGGAACCCGTCTGGCCATCACAAGGACAATCACCCTCCTGTCCCCCACAAGGGCAAAGcactggaggagctggagcgTCGCACTGCTGCTGACAAAGCTTTATCCGTGGAAGTCCGACTG GCAGCAG CGGACTGGGAGGAGAAGCGTGCCAGTCTGACCCAGTACAGTGCCCAGGACATCAACAGGTTGCTGGAGGAAACTCAGGCTGAGTTAATGA CTATTCCTGACTTAGACTTTGCTGCCAAGCAGATCAAGACCTCCTCCAACACACCAACCTCCCAGAATCCCCCGT GGGCTGGAACCCCAGAGCACCGCGTCAGCAAGCCTCAGCACAAGCTTTCTGGGAAAGAGGGAGGATACAGGCGTGGCTCTG ATGAGCTGTTAGTACCACGGTATCGCACAGAGAAACCCTCCAAGTCCCCTC CCCCACCACCAAGACGCAGTTTCCCGTCCTCTCCAGGCATAACCAGCCGCAGTGGGGAGCCCCTCATTCCTGGCAAAAGTATAAAG AAGTCTGAATCTGAAGAGACTGACTTCCAGAAACCTCACGTGAAGCTGAGGAGGGCTGTCTCTGAAAACCCTCGCCCAGCGTCAACACCCCCCACAGTCGCCTCTGGGGAAAAGGAGGAACGAGAGGAGGACAAAATTGCTGCTGAATTGGAGGGTAAC CTGTTTGAAAGAGTCCCACTCAGGATCTCCCTGCCCTCTCACTTTTCTCAGCCTGTTAGCCCACACAGCAGGAAAAGTGTATCCCTCTGTAGATTGGACCTTTGGTCCTCTGAGGCCTCAGGAACTGAG GAAAGGCGCTTGTCTCTGGTCCCCCATATTGTACTGACAGAGTGTTTGCCGGCCTCTC TGGCCTCAGAGGAGCCTGTCAGAGATGTAGCAAATGACCCAGTACAAGAGAGTCCATCACAAA CAGACTGTCATTACACCGCCTCCCAGACTCAAATTACAAAAGAAAGGGGTTCATTTTTAAGCTCTCCTCAGGCAGAGCGAGAGATGTGTCATATTGAAGAGGATTTAAAGCAGAAAGTTTCCCTGCTGTTGACAGAGCTGGAAGTAAGGGCGGTGTCTCCGAGTGAGGTCCAGGAGCTCAGCAGGGCTACAGGCAAAGCTCTGCAGACTCTGACCATCTCAGCACAGACTACGGAAGTCTCTGAGGTTCAGCTAAGTTACCGGCCTCTCCTACTGCTCCTCAGAGAGGGAAAAACTGTAAGAGAGGCCTACAAGCTGCTGCATTCTCTTTTGGAGTCATCTAAACCTGTGCCCAAACCCAGGTTAAAATCCTCTACCCACTCAGGCCTGCAGAGCTTCCTGATTAAGGCTCtaaagagagggatagagacaGGAGAAAGGGTGCTGACACTTAAGCACACCACTGAAAATGAGGCAGTCCCTGATGTACAGAACAGTTCAGACACCACTTGTCTTAAGTCTACTGGATCAGGCAGCTCTGTGGACAATTTTTCCAACCAGAGccagaggaaaacaaagggaGATGTCCGACGCAGCACCTACAAGAGGCTTGACAGCTTGGAGGAAACTATACGGGAGCTGGAGAAAACCTTGATAGAGATGAGCGGGCATCCAACCGCAGAGCAGCTCTACACTGAGACATCCAGAAGCACTCCTGTACTGACGACAGCCTGCCTGACCTCAGAGACCAGGAAGCCACCAGTCCCACCCAAACCGTCCTCCATGAGCCCATCATCCATCCAG GGAGGGAACAGCTCCGGTATTGGGGAGATTCAACACTCCTCTGCTGCCTCCAAACTGAAGCACCTGCAGCAGAACAGCACAGACAAGAGCAAAAGCAGCAAAAGAGAGGACTTCATGAAGGTTCAGGGCCAGCAGCAG CAGTGA